One window of Dechloromonas sp. ZY10 genomic DNA carries:
- a CDS encoding LysE family translocator gives MDSLLTSAQLLPFLAASMLLTLAPGPDNLLVLSLGIARGRRHGMAFGLGCAAGCINHTLLAALGVGALIVASEAAFTALRVAGGLYLLWLGLKAIRHAAPARPGEPAAGRGESCARLFRRGLLASAINPKVVLFFLAFLPQFVAPGRGNAGWQIAQLGVVFMLQAALVLALIGAFAGVLGERLARRPGVSLWLERIAGGVFVLLGARLLTGR, from the coding sequence ATGGATAGCCTGCTCACTTCTGCCCAATTGCTCCCTTTCCTCGCCGCGTCGATGTTGCTGACGCTGGCGCCGGGGCCCGACAACCTGCTGGTGCTGAGCCTGGGGATTGCCCGCGGCCGGCGTCACGGCATGGCCTTCGGTCTCGGCTGCGCGGCCGGCTGCATCAACCACACGCTGCTTGCGGCGCTTGGCGTCGGCGCGTTGATCGTTGCCTCGGAAGCTGCTTTTACCGCCTTGCGCGTCGCCGGCGGGCTCTACCTGCTGTGGCTGGGGCTCAAGGCGATCCGCCATGCCGCCCCGGCCCGGCCGGGCGAGCCGGCGGCAGGCCGCGGCGAGAGCTGTGCCCGGCTGTTCCGGCGCGGGCTGCTAGCGAGCGCGATCAATCCCAAGGTGGTGTTGTTCTTCCTCGCCTTCCTGCCGCAGTTCGTCGCTCCCGGGCGCGGCAACGCCGGCTGGCAGATCGCCCAGCTGGGGGTGGTCTTCATGCTTCAGGCGGCGCTGGTGCTGGCGCTGATCGGGGCCTTTGCCGGCGTGCTCGGCGAGCGCCTGGCCCGCCGTCCCGGCGTTTCGCTGTGGCTGGAGCGGATCGCCGGCGGCGTCTTCGTGCTGCTTGGCGCCCGTCTGCTGACCGGGCGTTGA